The Apium graveolens cultivar Ventura chromosome 3, ASM990537v1, whole genome shotgun sequence sequence AGTCGGCAATTAATTGTTGTTCAATAAAAAAATGATTGATTAAACAAAATCAGGTTAAAATTTGTTTTTAAGAAAATCGGATTAATCGGTCAAATACCGGGTTAATCGGTCAAAAATCGGTCTCAttggtaatttttttaaaaaaatatagagaaaaattaaataaaaatttaaatttgtaaaaaattaagaaaaatattattctcgtatacataattattattttaaatgataaaataattaaatttattaattatttatctcaAATTAATCTCAATTCATAagttatatataaaattatatttactttaataatattgcatattataaatttatttgtataagtatatgtaaaaaatatatatgtataatcaaAGTAATGATAATAGAGAGGTTCAAAAAATCCGAAACGCGAGATCCAATCCGGAAAAAAACCCGAAAAGGCCGATCCGGAAAAAAGCCCAGCTTGATTTGACCCGGCCCGCTAACCTTACATGAGCCTCCTTTTTCCTCAAAAAACTGGCCCGACCCAAAACCCGAAAAGCCCGAATAAAAGTCCGCATAAAAGTCTGGATCTAAAAAGGTCTGGATAAAAGTCCAGTTCGGCCCAGATAAAATCCCATATTTTTTGAAAAGCCCGAGTAAAAAACcgattttttatataaaattggaaaatatACAAGActtttcatgatttttaaatttttgcaataaggtatatatgattatctatatattatattaaaaaatatttatttattttagtgTATAAACTACTCTATCTAATATATCAAGATATTAATTTCTCGAATATTTAAAATACTCCTAATTCGagttataaaattttaaatttttttaaaaatataaataaaaagtCACGGACCTTATATTTCTTAGGAAGATCGGCCCGATCCGACCTGATTTTAAAAAAAGTCCGGTCCTGTTCGTTTTCAAAAAAACCGGGCTATTTAAAGTCCGGATAAAACCCGACTCAATAAATTTTTTGAGTATCTCTAAATGAAACAACTATATTTATTAATATTGtatacaaaataatattaaattaatttcgATCAATTTCCGATTACTCGATTGTTCGACGGTATCTTCACCGATTAAATCTGATTTCCGCTTTTTATAACATCACTTGATACTAATAATTGATTTGTATGGTAACTACGCACCTAAATTAGTGCCAACCTTTCCCAAATGCAAAATCAAAGCCTCACACAAAAATCAAAATGTGACAATTTACTCTTAAAACCGTTACACAATTTTTTTTATGCTTCAAAACTGTTACACATGTCGAATGTATTTATACAGAACACAAACTATTTATGTTAACTTCACATTTCGCATTTCATTTTGTATCCCCACATTccaaatttacaaaattttacaTATTTGGCGGTAACGTTCGCTTTGGTgccaaaaaaaattaatacaaaaaCTACATATTTCTCCGGCGCGTGACATTCCGAAGCAAGCCCCTAAATCCCTAACAAACCAAAAAAACTACACTTCCTCAGCGCGTTATCACACGCCTTTACCCTGCACGTGGTAAAATTAGACACAAAAAACCCGAAACCCTTCTTTTTATTTCCGCCCTAATTCATCTctatatatatcaccaagtagctgagaaaatacacacacacaaaaatCTAGAGAGAGAAAGTTCTAGAGAGAGAAAGTCCCGATGAAGAGCTAAATCGCCGGCGCTCCGGAGTGATAATACGACTACAAGTATCGATTATCCTCACTCTAATTTGTTTGATTTTTATCGATTTTTTCTAGGGTTTCATTTTTGTGGCTATCTGTTTATATACACACACTGTTCAATTGAGGTGTGAGTTGTGAGATAATGTGTTTGTTGATTTGATCTGATTGTTAGTTTGTTTGATGCTGAATTGGATTGTTTGTGTGTTTAATTGAGATATGTGTTGTTGATTTGTGTGTCTGTGAGGTTGTGGAGTGTGTGATTGGGTGGATATATATTTGTTTGGGTGTATTTGAGTGGAGTTGTGATGCGATTGTCGAGGCCGGCGGTGTTTTCGAAGAATAGGAGGAAGAGGAGTAAGAATTTGGGGAGTAAGAATTTGGGGAGTGGTTTTAGGGTTAAGAAGAAGCATAAGAGGCTTGATGCGATTAGTGAAGAGGTTTATAGTAGGAATCATGGTGTGGTAGAAGCGGAGTCTAAGGAGGGTAATGTCGGTGGTGGTGGTGGTGAGGCGGAGGTTAGGAGGAGCTCGAGGGCGAGGAAGGCTCCGGTTTTGCTTGATGCTTCACCGCTTCCGGCGAAGAAGAGGCGGAAGTTTGATAAAGGGATAGGGATTGGGAATGGGAATGAGAATGGGGATGGTTTGGAGGAGAGGTTGAGGAAAGAGTGGGTGAAGGGGGAGTCTGTGTCTCCGTGCTCGACTTCGAAGAAGGTGGAGGAGGAATCGGGTGAATGGAAATCGAGGTTGAGAGCTAGGAGTAGTAATGGGAGTTTTAGAGAGAGGGGAGTAGGGGAGTTGTTGCTGAAGGGTAAACGGAAGCTTTTAGAAGATGCGGATAGATTTGGAAGTCAGTCCAAGTTGGAGGGTGAGGGATTGAGTAATAATAATCAGAAATTTAGAGCCAGGAAGCTTAAAACAAGAAGTAGTAAGTCACTTAGACCTGTTAATGTCGGAGTATTAAACGTTTCCTGTAATGAGCATCAAGAGACTTGTTCTGAAAGTATTTTGGAGGGTCACAAGGACAAGAACAAGGCACAGTTGTCAGCAGACAAAGGTGGGGATACTGTGTTTATGGAGAGTGGGGATACGGTGCGCATGGAGAGTGGTGATACCTTGAACATGGAGAGTGGGGATACCATGATCATGGATAGTGAGAATACCTTGATTATGAATAGTGAATTGGTGGGTATAAATGAGGGGAAACCAAAGCAAAATGTATCTTCCGCAGAAATTTTAGAGGAAAAGGAGGATGAGATTCCACCTAGTGTACATTCAGAGCGGTGCATGGTGAATGGTAATCCGCAGTCAATGGAATGCAATAAGGTGAATGAACAACCGGGTTCTTTGATCGAAATGGAAAACCAAAAAGACACTACAGCTCCAGGTGGTGCTTTTGGTCAACAAGTAGATGGAAAATCAAATGATAAACCTTTGGAAAGTGAAAGTTCTAAGTATGTACATGATCTGAACTATCCATTGAAGAATGAACTGAGCAAACCGCGAATAAAAAAGGGAAGAAGATGTGGCCTGTGTGGGGGAGGAACCGACGGAAAACCTCCAAAGATTTTATTGCAGCATGGGCTTGGGAGTGATGATGAGGCATACTCTGGGTCTTCTGATGCTGAGGAACCGCTTTATGACATGTGGGATGGATTTGGTGATGAGCCTGGCTGGCTAGGGCGCCTCTTGGGTCCCATTAATGATCGTTTTGGTATTGCTGGAATATGGGTTCATCAACTTTGTGCTGTTTGGAGTCCGGAGGTGTGGTTTTTCTTGCTGAATGTATTTTACTTATATTTTGTGCTGCCCTTTTCTTGCATAAAACTACAATCTGTAAAAACCAGgaaatacttataagttataaggTTTCTTATTTCAGTTTCTTTTTACGAGTATCAGAGTTCTAATCATCTGAAGCTAAACTTGTTTTTGTGTATGTCATAGGGTATAGACTATAATAACTTAATTGTAAAGTTATTTTTTGTGAAATGAACTCAGTTACCAActttatttaacaaaaaaaacTCAGTTACCAACTTTGGTAAACTGATGTGTCCATTTGAGGGTTCCACAAGTATTATCATCTTGCTATTTTAAACAGTGGAGAGTGATACTTTAAAGGTCTTGGAGGAAGGAAAAATATACTAACAAATGTGaacctttttctttctttttatctATTTCTTGGAAATGTTAATCAAACTTGCGAAGACGGTTTTACATGATGATTTTGATTAAACTCTCTGCTAGAGTTTTTGACAATACATTTTTCATGCACCTTGATTGGAGGTCGATATGCCTCTTTGCAGATAGTTTCTTAAAACATATATATGTGTCTTTCTGTCTGTTGTAGTATTTTTTTTATGGATAAAGATTATGTTGGGAGCTTCTTTATCATAACAAGGGTTTGGGTCTACCAATCTGGTAACATAGCATATCTGTATTCCATCCATATTCATGTCTCCTTTTTTCACTTTTTTTAATAGTTTCAGAAGTAATACTTTAGTTCCTACAGCATTATGTAGTAGGTAGTGAGCAGCTATATTGATTGCTTGATCTTTAAAGCCTTATAACCAACATAGCTAATAATAACTTTTGCTTAGTTAGCAGCTACAAAAAGCTGTTAACGGAACTCTAGTTGGATCTAGTGCATGTTTATTAATTATCGTGTAGCTGTATCTcatgatatatttttttttcttttaggTTTATTTTGCTGGATTAGGACGTTTAAAAAATGTAAGGGCGGCTCTTTGCAGAGGAAGACTATTGAAATGTAGCCGGTGCAGTAGGCGTGGGGCAACAGTTGGATGTCGTGTTGATCGGTGCACTAAAACTTATCACTTGGTCGGTTCTTAATATCTCTTTCACTAAAAAAGCTTTCCTTTAATACCATTTTCAAACTTTTCTATATCTTTTTTTATTACATTCTACTATTCTAGTCGTTTTATTTGCGTATTCAAGTATTTTAGATAATTAACCATAAGTTTGGTCATAGCTATTAACTCATCACTATGTCTTGCAGCCTTGTGCTCGAGCCAATGGCTGCATCTTTAATCATCGTAAATTTCTCATAGCCTGCACGGATCATCGAAATATCTTCCAACCTCAAGGCAGTAAAAAAAATTCCTGGTTGAAGAAAATGAAAGCTAGAAAGATGAAAATGGAAATTAGAAAACAATCAAGTGATGCCTGGAGGAAAGATGTTGAAGCAGAAGATAAATGGTTAGAGAACTGCGGGGAGGATGAAGAATTTTTGAAACGTGAAAGCAAGAGGCTTCAAAGAGATCTGTTGAGAATTGCACCTATGTACATTGGAGGATCAAATACTGAAAACGAAATCCAGTTTGGGGGTTGGGAATCTGTTGCAGGGCTTCAAAATGTCATCAATTGTTTAAAGGAGGTTGTTATATTGCCTCTACTGTATCCTGAGTTTTTTAGTAATATCGGCCTCACTCCACCTAGGGGAGTTCTTTTGCATGGATATCCTGGAACAGGTAAAACTTTAGTGGTGCGTTCGTTAATTGGTGCATGTGCTCGTGGTGATAAAAGGATAGCCTATTTTGCACGCAAAGGTGCTGATTGCCTCGGAAAATATGTTGGTGATGCGGAGCGACAACTTAGACTTCTGTTTCAGGTTGCAGAGAAATCACAACCATCTATAATATTCTTTGATGAGATTGATGGTTTGGCTCCTTCTCGCACGAGGCAGCAAGACCAAACACATAGTTCAGTTGTTTCCACTTTGCTTGCTCTAATGGATGGTTTGAAATCACGGGGTTCTGTTGTTGTAATTGGAGCGACAAATCGTCCTGATGCTGTTGATCCTGCTTTAAGGAGACCTGGGAGGTTTGACAGGGAGATCTATTTTCCGCTGCCTTCGGTCAAGGATAGAGAATCTATTCTCTCCCTCCACACAAAAAAATGGCCAAAGGCTGTTACTGGATCATTACTTAAATGGATTGCTAGAAGAACTGCAGGATTTGCTGGTGCTGATCTTCAGGCTCTTTGTACTCAAGCAGCTATGGCCGCTCTCAAGAGGAGCTGCCCATTACATAAAATTCTTTCGGAAGCTGAAGGAAAGTCTGGTCATGGTAAGAGGCCTGCTCTTCCCTCATTTAATGTGGAAGAAAGGGATTGGTTAGAGGCGCTTTCATGTGCACCACCTCCATGCTCCCGCAGGGAAGCAGGAATGGCTGCAAATGATGTGGTATCGTCGCCTCTTCCGGCCCATCTTATTCCTTGTCTGATACAGCCACTGTCCACATTACTTCTTTCTATTTATTTAGATGAACGGACCTGGTTGCCGCCGCCACTTTTTAAAGCATCAACAGTAATAAAAGATGTAATTATGTCTGTCTTGAACAAGAAGAATATTAGAGGTGAAAGCTGGTGGTCCCATATTCATGTTTTGCTTGAAGAAGCAGATGTTTTGAGCGAAATAGCGAGTTGCCTGTCACGTGAAAGCATTTTAGTTGGAGATGCGTCTTTTGTAGGTGTTGATGCACTGAATGACGATGCTGGTGATGAAAATGCTTCAGGCATTCAGCCACTGGTTTCTCGTACTACTTTGTTGCAAAATGTGTCTCTCTTAGGAAAGAAATCAGGTTTCAGGATATTGATATCTGGAAATCCTGGTGGTGGTCAGAAACATATAGCGTCCTGCATTCTTCATTGTTTCGTCGGCAATGTTGAAATTAGGAAGCTTGATTTGGCTACAATTGCACAAGAAGGGCACGGAGATTTAATGCATGGAGTAACACAAATACTAAGTAAGTCTTTGATAATAATTATGGCTCTGCTCTAAACTCCTTGCATTAGTCTGCATTAGTGACTTAATTCTGAATGCAGAGCTATATTTCACTCTATGCCCAGTCAAATTAGATGAATAAAATTGCAAGATATCCTAAATCCTAACCTTTAGTATTATTTTACTTGGAGTTTGGCATCTCTTGCTAAAATTAGCCCAGAGGTTTGTAATTTTGTTTGGTTGAAGGATGGTCACCTATTCTGATGGTTTGCATTTTAGTTGGCAATTGAAATATTGTTCATTGTTACTTTGCCAATGTGTGGTCACTCCTGATCCATAAAATTATGCACTTGCAAGAATATATTTTGGTAATTTCTTGTCCTAAAAAGTCCAAGGGAAATAGGTTAAATCGAACTGAAGAAATTTAGAACTTGAATCCAATGACTTGGATATGTCATATGTCTGTACAAGGCCCGATAGATGTAGTATGGTTGTGGTTATCCAGTTTCATGTATACTTTCTGTGGAACTGTATGAGTGACTTGGCTTTCTTGGATATGGTTTTTAAATAGGGAACAAACTCCTCCTTTAATTGTGGCTTTATTTAGTCCCTTACCTTTGCTCCTTTTAACCTCTGCATTTATCATCTGTTCATCTTGGGCTGTGTAACCGCTATTCATTACTTTATATATTGTggaatatgataacacttttttTACTGATCAATTAAATTAAAGTTGACTATTTGGTCTTTATACAATTGTTTCCAGCATTTCCCTCTTCCCTAAAATTATATTTTGCTGGTCAAAATTAGTGGCACAATACTTTTTGTGAAAAGCATGTCATAGAGGTGAGGAAAAGTATATTCATTTTTGTATGCAACAAATGTTCTCTTTTTAGATTGAGGTTTCACAATGTTGATTTTTTTGTCTAGTTATCATTTTGATTGCTGAAGCAGAATccatacatttatatatatagcTGGAGATTTTTAATGAATGAAAATTTGCTGTTCATATTTTCCATTTTGTGAAGTCAGTTGTTAAAAACATGGTTCTCATCTCCTTAATTTGAATGCAGGTAGATGTACGTGTCTTGGTTCATGCATTGTTTTTATGCCAAGGATTGATTTATGGGCTGTGGAGACGTCTTATGAAGAGGAGTGTCTTTCACCTGCAACAGAAGTTGATTTATCCGAAGAGAGCAGTTTTTTGGAACACAACAATGTTAATTGGAGATCCAAACTGAATGAAGGTAGCTCTGCAGAGTCAGCAGAGCCCCAAGACCCTATCATAAAAGCTTCACACCTCTGGTTCTCGTTTATCGAGCAAGTAGAATCCATTTGCGTGTCTACAGCCTTGATAATTTTGGTACGATTGTCTATCATTGCTTTTGTATATAAACATTTTAAGTATATGCTTGAGTGTATGTTTACTCATTCTTGTCCTTGTTAAGTTTTTGTACATATGTATTCTGCTTTATTTCCATATTCTGGAACATGAATGCATCCTACTGAAAAAGCTACTTGCTATCTACTCTGCCATTTAGTCTAGGATACTTATAACATGCTTTTGAGTTTTAAATAGGAAGGAAAGCGAATGAAGTGTGAGTAAATGTATAGAGTTTTCACTCTAATTCATGCTCCCAAGGTTTTTTTAGTAAGGAAATCAAGTTGAGTAAAAAACCCACTTTCAGGCCATAATCTTTACACTAATGTATCATGTATAATTTTAGTGACTACTGCGTAATTAAAAAATTCTTGGCGCTGTGTTCGAtttttacaacttaaaaaactcCGTTGATTGATCTCATGAACCAATCATTATTCTTTGTATTCACCTTTTTATGTTCACTATCTTTAAATCCATTAAATATCTCTTCCTAATCATCCAACCGTGTTTTGATGACTTATCAAGCTTAAAAAAGGTTGCAGTATCTTTATATAGTTAAAATATGCAATTTTGAATCCCAAGGTCTTTATATTATCAATTTGTAATTCTAAGAGTGTGATGTTCCTTCTAGGTGAGTCAACTTTCATCCAATATGTGATGACAATGTCTTCCATACCTTCATTCTCTGTAACTGCATGAAGGAAGATGTACATCTTTTTTGTTTAAACTCCCCCCTTCCCCTTTTACATGTCTATTTTGAAGAAATTGCACATATTAATGAAATGTTAGTTAGATAATATTTTCCTATGAATACCTTTAATTATTACCTTGAAAATTAAGAATTCAACTAAGTTTTTAAAAGATTCATACCTTGGAAATGGTAAATATAGAGATGCTTTTGGAAGATTGTCTCTAAATCTACCATAGAAGTAGAAATGGACATGTATTAAGGGACAAAACTTATTTTAAAAGAGACATGTAAAAGGGGACGGTGGGAGTTTTTGGAAGTATCAAATTGTAATTaagttaatattttttttattttggtttcATTATAACTTGAGACAAGTCATTGAAACTCATTTGAGTCTCCCTTACTTTCGTTGATGTTCCTTTATTTTCCTTCTTTAAAAGACTCAGAAGCAAGGCCTTAATATATAAAAAGACTGATGAAGCTCCTAGGATTGTACTGAATCTGATCAACGTATGTAATTTATGGACCACAATTGTCGCAAATGTGAACAATAGGTTTCCATCACTGTTGAGTAGCTTCTAGTCAGATGTTCCATCTCTTAGATATTTCTGAGttgaaatttaaaattttattttatgtatCTATGTTTACTCCTGTGTTTAATCATATGATGTATCGTGTatattcataattttattaaaatagttaCTTTCTACAGTACATATCTTTTGTTAAAACCGACAGATAATTATTTGGATGAGAATGCTCAGTAGACACATATATTATGAATCATTACGAGGCAGTTTTATATGGAATGAATTACAAGTGAAACCGTATGGCATATATCATGTAGCTTGATAAAGGTGGCACGGTTTAGCTTGTAGGTTTCTACATTTATATTGAAGATTTATTGGGGTTTCAGGTGGTGTAAAGCatcaaaaaataatataataagcTGCATATTTCCTGTGTAGCAGttaagaaaatgatttttataactTCTGGCAGGCTACATCAGACATGCCATTTACATTACTTCCACATGGAATAAGGCAATTCTTTGAGAGTGACAACTTGAACTGCAGTCTTTCTGCTCCGTTGAAGGATGCCGTACCCCGATTTTCTGTCCTGGTTGGAGGGAACTTCGATTGTGACATGGTGATTGATTTTTCTGCAAAAAAATTATCAAAGGATTTAGCTAAATATTTTCTCCAGTTGATTCACTGTAAAGCTCATGCGAGTGAGGGCAAAGCTGTAGATGCTCCTATGAAAGATGCAAATGCAGGATGTCAGAATCATGAACCTGTCTCAGCCTGTTATCCAGTGTGCCAAAAGCAATTTCCTGCAAGTCCTATATTGGGGGATGCACCTCCATCTGTGACAAAAAATATGAAGGGAAAATCAAACTTGATGCTGGCAATAATAACGTTTGGATATCAAATATTGCTATATCCTCATTTTGCTGAGCTTTGTTGGGCGACATCCAAGCTTAAAGAAGGCCCGTGTGCGGACATAACTGGACCTTGGAGAGGCTGGCCATTCAACTCTTGCATCATTCGTCCTAAGGATTCATTGGAAAGAGAGAATGTTGTTGTTGCTTGCAGTTCTGCAAATAAAAATTTCAACAAAAAATCTGGTGAAGTTAGAGGCTTAACTGCTATTGGTTTATTGGCTTACAGAGGCATTTACACATCACCTAGAGAAGTATCAGCTGAGGTTCGAAAGGTTTTAAAGCTTCTAGCTGTACGTGTTCATGCTAAAATAGATGCTGGGAGTGATAGATTTCATTTTGTTCGTTTGCTTTCGCAAGTTGCTTATCTTGAGGATTTGGTGAATAGCTGGGCTTACCAGCTACAAAGGTATTGTTTCTTCATCTATGTGGTCTTTTAAACTTTGATTGTGGTCAGCAGTTTGTGTGTTCAGTTCCCTTTCTTTCTGTTAACAGCTTAGATATCCATGGCCAAGTGACTGAAGCAGACCCTAGGCTTGCTTGTCTGGGACCAAATGATAAATACAAGATCCGTGAAGATATATCAACTACCAAAAATACCTTGCATGAAGCAGAATCTCGAAGTCCCCTAAATCTGAACATCACAGATACAGGATCTATCCCTTCGAACATAGATGCGGATTCTGGTCAGCAAAATGGGAACGTAAAAGCAACTTCAGGAGATCCTTTGTGTGATACATCCTTGCAATCTCATAAGTCTATAAATATAAATGTTGAAGTTTTAAATGGGAAGGATGGTGTCAATCCTCGTCCACGTGAATTAGAAAGTTCTGGAAATGACGTGAAGGTAAATGAAGTGTTTGGACCCATTTCTAATGGTTACACACGTACACGTACACGTATGGGTTCCAAAATTTTGAAGGATGGTCCTTGTGCTTTAGGTGATAATATCTTGTCCTCAGATAATATAGATGCGACTTCTGAAAATGGCAACACAATCTCTTCTAAAGGACAAGTAGACGGCAATTGCACTTCGAACGGCATCACCAATCCTACATGTGATCTTAGTTTTCTATGTTTGTACCGCTGTTGTCCTAAGTGTCTTGTCATGCTCCAACAGTTGGTGCGGAAGAATCTTTATTATCAGCGGGGACTAAGAGGGAGCCAGTGGACAGTGGAGGATGTGCACGACTGTGTCAAATCTTCATCAGTTCATCTTCATTCAGAGGTTAGGAATTTTTGTTCAAGTGAGGATCCAACAAGTTTGTTAGGTGAAAATGTGGAGCATTGTGATCACGTCCAATTGGCTGAAGGCCAGAAAACCAAAGTTTGTCTATGCAAAAATACTGGAAATAAATTTATCAGGCCCGTTGAATGTACATCTCATCCAAGAATCGAGAGTGCAACAGCAGGAGTAAGTTCTTGGAATCCTCATGGACTAGAACTAGAGTTAATCTACAAAGATGGTATAGTAATTTCTGTAGATCCTACAAAGGATGTTTCTTGGCACTGTAAATTTGAGACGTTATGCCTTTGTTCACTTATAGATTGGATAGACAAAGCAGGCTTCTGATTAATTAGTAGTTGGCTTTGGCTTGGCAAGTTTTGGTATGCCTGCGGAGTTTAGGTGTTAGATTCCTTGTAAAAATCGAAATTTTGCATGAGTATTGGTTTATGTGCTGAACATGTTCAATTTTTTTAAATGTTTGATTCAAATATGGTAAGATTGTTTTTGGCCTGCCCTTAAAGAACAGTTGGAGGGGGTTACATATACTCTGGTTTTCGAAGCTTTAGACTGTGACTTGTTTATCTTATGAAATCAGTTGGTTAGGTGCtcaattttaacttatttttTTACTGCTATTGTACGCTTGAAATTTATCAAGTGGTGCTTGCAGTAGTGTGGTATTCTTTTATATCTGGAGATACGAATTCCAAAGTATGGAAGGTTTCAGAAGGGTCTGTATAGACTGTATAGTTCAGACTTTGTAATATTTAACTTAACTAGCTAAGCAAGCTGCACACATTAATATTGGAATAAAAGGTCAGAGTACTAGGGATTACTGAGATATATTGGAATAAAAGGTCAGAAAAACGTTTTTCAGGTGTACTGGATATTTTAACAATAAAACTGGGGTAATAGTAAAAGATATTTCATTTGAGAAGTATTACAATAAAAAATGCAAAACACATTTACCTAAAGAACAAAATAATTTACTAGGACGAGTGAGCTAGATAATGAAGCAAATGACTTGAGAAGTTATTATTCTCATTCGTTAGTAATAGCCCAACAACCGAAATGAAAGTTTCAAATATCCGCTCCTTTGATATTGTCTAGACTAGACTATCAGTTTACATTGTTCTTTCTTGCTGCCCAAAAGCCCCATCGACGGTGACTAGTTCTTCACCAACCATCAGGCAATTTTGATGCCTAAATCGCGACCGGAAAAGATATGGTACAGTCGAGGTCATGTCTAGATTGTGCAAAACAGCTACCATAATGACTGAGGATATGAACATTGAGATTGGACCAAAAATCCACATTATCAAAGTAGTTGCAAAATAGAGTGCACGCAAGCCAACCACCCAGTAGTTACTCCCTTTTATAACTGGCTTCTGCACATATCTTACAGGAATTTCACAATGTGGCATACTAATGAGAAATGCAGCTAGTGTGTAGTTCCTCAACATTTGTACAAAAGAAGCAAAAGCCACCAGGAAGCATAAGAGAAGACTTATGTACTTGTAGGAAGTGACTGTGATCCTTGTGTCTCCGTAAATAACACTGCTTGAGAGGATGCTTTTTCCGGATGAGGTTCCTATCAACGTTCCAATCAAAGAGCTCAAAACGAGAGAGACTGAGCACATGTTGGTTGCTGCTATTATATTGCTGCTGATCACGGAAATAGCTGTCCCTCTATCCTTAGCATCAAGCTGAGTATTATGCGTAAACATGTTGATTAGTACATAATACACAAGTTGTCATCTATCAGGAAATCTCATGAAAGAACAAGTTAGAAGTTTGTAACCTGCATGGTCTTCTCAACCCAGACTCTCTTGTAATGATCCTCACATCCCATCACCGTCGTGTCAGGAAACTTAAGGTATCTGTAGAGAAGAAAGAGATGATAGCTGAACATAATCAACAGTCCAATCGGTACCAAGATTAGATCCGAGTACTCTTCTTTCCATCCCCAGTTCATTTTATTAGAACGGGTGCAAGAAAGATAACACCAGTCCAAAAGAACAAGAATGTGAAGACTAAGTTGAAATAATGGATTTGGTGAACACACATTAAAATTTTGGTTTGGTGTAATGGTGATGCATAATGCATTTGATTATGAAATAAATGACAGTTTTCTAGTAATACCTGCTACTAACTTGCATCTTCTTATATCTTAATCCCCCCACTATGCTCCTGCCCGTCTCTATCTCCATTTTTATACAGTTCCTTTACACAATATATAACACATATTCTGCCAGAGTTTTCCTAGAACAGCTATCATCATCAAAAAAACAAGACACATAATTTCCAAGAAGTCGCGACTATTCTTTTTTGTAACCCAAACCGAAACAAAAGCTAACAGGGCATCCCTTGCCACTAAGCAGGGTCTTGGGAGGACAGAACATAACATTTACGGTCAGTCTTTTCCGCCTTTTTGGCAGGCTGAGATTGAAAATTAACTGCAGC is a genomic window containing:
- the LOC141711638 gene encoding uncharacterized protein LOC141711638 isoform X2, giving the protein MRLSRPAVFSKNRRKRSKNLGSKNLGSGFRVKKKHKRLDAISEEVYSRNHGVVEAESKEGNVGGGGGEAEVRRSSRARKAPVLLDASPLPAKKRRKFDKGIGIGNGNENGDGLEERLRKEWVKGESVSPCSTSKKVEEESGEWKSRLRARSSNGSFRERGVGELLLKGKRKLLEDADRFGSQSKLEGEGLSNNNQKFRARKLKTRSSKSLRPVNVGVLNVSCNEHQETCSESILEGHKDKNKAQLSADKGGDTVFMESGDTVRMESGDTLNMESGDTMIMDSENTLIMNSELVGINEGKPKQNVSSAEILEEKEDEIPPSVHSERCMVNGNPQSMECNKVNEQPGSLIEMENQKDTTAPGGAFGQQVDGKSNDKPLESESSKYVHDLNYPLKNELSKPRIKKGRRCGLCGGGTDGKPPKILLQHGLGSDDEAYSGSSDAEEPLYDMWDGFGDEPGWLGRLLGPINDRFGIAGIWVHQLCAVWSPEVYFAGLGRLKNVRAALCRGRLLKCSRCSRRGATVGCRVDRCTKTYHLPCARANGCIFNHRKFLIACTDHRNIFQPQGSKKNSWLKKMKARKMKMEIRKQSSDAWRKDVEAEDKWLENCGEDEEFLKRESKRLQRDLLRIAPMYIGGSNTENEIQFGGWESVAGLQNVINCLKEVVILPLLYPEFFSNIGLTPPRGVLLHGYPGTGKTLVVRSLIGACARGDKRIAYFARKGADCLGKYVGDAERQLRLLFQVAEKSQPSIIFFDEIDGLAPSRTRQQDQTHSSVVSTLLALMDGLKSRGSVVVIGATNRPDAVDPALRRPGRFDREIYFPLPSVKDRESILSLHTKKWPKAVTGSLLKWIARRTAGFAGADLQALCTQAAMAALKRSCPLHKILSEAEGKSGHDERTWLPPPLFKASTVIKDVIMSVLNKKNIRGESWWSHIHVLLEEADVLSEIASCLSRESILVGDASFVGVDALNDDAGDENASGIQPLVSRTTLLQNVSLLGKKSGFRILISGNPGGGQKHIASCILHCFVGNVEIRKLDLATIAQEGHGDLMHGVTQILSRCTCLGSCIVFMPRIDLWAVETSYEEECLSPATEVDLSEESSFLEHNNVNWRSKLNEGSSAESAEPQDPIIKASHLWFSFIEQVESICVSTALIILATSDMPFTLLPHGIRQFFESDNLNCSLSAPLKDAVPRFSVLVGGNFDCDMVIDFSAKKLSKDLAKYFLQLIHCKAHASEGKAVDAPMKDANAGCQNHEPVSACYPVCQKQFPASPILGDAPPSVTKNMKGKSNLMLAIITFGYQILLYPHFAELCWATSKLKEGPCADITGPWRGWPFNSCIIRPKDSLERENVVVACSSANKNFNKKSGEVRGLTAIGLLAYRGIYTSPREVSAEVRKVLKLLAVRVHAKIDAGSDRFHFVRLLSQVAYLEDLVNSWAYQLQSLDIHGQVTEADPRLACLGPNDKYKIREDISTTKNTLHEAESRSPLNLNITDTGSIPSNIDADSGQQNGNVKATSGDPLCDTSLQSHKSININVEVLNGKDGVNPRPRELESSGNDVKVNEVFGPISNGYTRTRTRMGSKILKDGPCALGDNILSSDNIDATSENGNTISSKGQVDGNCTSNGITNPTCDLSFLCLYRCCPKCLVMLQQLVRKNLYYQRGLRGSQWTVEDVHDCVKSSSVHLHSEVRNFCSSEDPTSLLGENVEHCDHVQLAEGQKTKVCLCKNTGNKFIRPVECTSHPRIESATAGVSSWNPHGLELELIYKDGIVISVDPTKDVSWHCKFETLCLCSLIDWIDKAGF